In Archocentrus centrarchus isolate MPI-CPG fArcCen1 chromosome 16, fArcCen1, whole genome shotgun sequence, a single window of DNA contains:
- the snip1 gene encoding smad nuclear-interacting protein 1 gives MAKEKRHRRRETPEREAEVKIKQEKLSPARPQRSRRSRSRSPGNSSPQRGGTSRSPARTRDRSPGRRETSPARRSSRSPRKRRSRSPHHGDVRIKRERDEHRASGDERRRRNDQPEDRRSRWESDRPRERERGGERQRERNALASQQAERQQHDERRRENRQRREENQEHDFGSSEGGSNDTSAPPTVKEKPNFELSGALTEDTNTFRGVVIKYNEPPEARIPKRRWRLYPFKNDEALPVMYIHRQSAYLLGRQRRIADIPIDHPSCSKQHAVFQYRLMEFTRADGTTGRRVKPYIIDLGSGNGTYLNNQRIDPQRYYELKEKDVLKFGFSSREYVLLHEFSDTSEVDAKQEEEDEGLDE, from the exons ATGGCCAAAGAGAAGCGACACAGGCGAAGAGAAACTCCGGAGCGTGAAGCCGAAGTGAAGATAAAGCAGGAGAAACTGAGCCCTGCTAGGCCACAGAGATCACGCCGCTCCAGGTCGAGATCCCCCGGCAACTCCAGTCCACAGAGAGGAGGAACAAGCAG GTCACCTGCCAGGACGAGGGACCGTTCACCAGGTAGAAGGGAAACGTCTCCCGCCAGGAGAAGCAGCAGATCTCcgagaaaaaggagaagtcgCAGTCCTCACCACGGCGATGTTAGAATAAAGCGG GAACGGGATGAGCATAGAGCTAGTGGCgacgaaagaagaagaagaaatgaccAACCAGAGGACAGACGGAGCAGGTGGGAATCGGATAGGCCACGAGAGAGGGAGCGTGGCGGGGAGAGACAACGGGAGCGAAATGCTCTTGCATCCCAACAAGCTGAGCGGCAGCAGCATGACGAGCGACGCAGGGAAAATCGTCAGCGACGTGAAGAAAACCAAGAACATGACTTCGGGAGTTCTGAAGGAGGGAGCAATGACACAAGCGCTCCTCCCACTGTGAAAGAGAAGCCAAACTTTGAACTTTCGGGGGCACTCACAGAAGACACCAACACATTTCGGGGAGTGGTGATCAAGTACAACGAGCCACCTGAGGCTCGCATTCCAAAGCGTAGATGGCGACTGTACCCTTTCAAGAATGATGAGGCTCTTCCAGTCATGTACATTCACAGACAGAGTGCCTATTTGTTGGGGCGGCAGAGAAGAATTGCTGACATCCCTATTGATCACCCATCCTGCTCCAAGCAACATGCAGTATTCCAGTATAG ACTGATGGAGTTTACGCGGGCAGATGGCACCACAGGCCGGAGGGTAAAGCCTTACATTATTGACCTTGGCTCTGGCAATGGCACTTATCTGAACAACCAGCGTATCGACCCCCAGCGGTACTATgaactcaaagaaaaagatgtcCTCAAGTTTGGCTTCAGCAGCCGTGAATACGTCCTCCTGCACGAGTTCTCAGACACGAGCGAGGTGGACGCCaagcaggaagaggaagacgAGGGCCTTGATGAGTAA
- the dnali1 gene encoding axonemal dynein light intermediate polypeptide 1, whose protein sequence is MIPPADSLLKYDSPVLLTKNTDRKSPKGRPLKLSSQQPLDATPVPPPPKLYSASTEAANQENKEILDIILPPREWTEGNQVWVQPVSSAPCTRTDVLHLEERLDKKLQQRQARETGICPIRRELYSQCFDELIRQATISCAERGILLLRVRDEIQMTITTYQTLYESSTAFGIRKALQAEEGKADMEKRILELENENRELKKQLDEEKNKRDAVEKREAERQKAEEKRDNEEIEYLKRTNKQLKAQLERIIAPKK, encoded by the exons ATGATTCCTCCAGCTGACTCGTTGCTGAAATACGACAGTCCAGTTTTGCTCactaaaaacacagacagaaaatcacCAAAG GGACGCCCTTTGAAACTAAGCTCTCAGCAGCCTCTTGACGCTACACCTGTCCCACCACCTCCTAAACTATACTCGGCTTCTACTGAGGCTGCCAACCAGGAGAATAAAGAAATCCTCGACATCATCCTCCCGCCCAG AGAATGGACAGAGGGAAACCAAGTGTGGGTGCAGCCAGTGTCCAGCGCACCTTGTACAAGAACAGATGTGTTGCACTTAGAGGAACGCCTAGataaaaaactgcagcaaagacAGGCCAGAGAAACGGGTATCTGCCCTATCCGCAGGGAGCTCTATTCCCAGTGTTTTG aTGAATTAATCAGACAGGCAACCATCAGCTGTGCTGAGAGGGGTATCCTGCTGTTGCGGGTTAGAGATGAGATTCAAATGACTATCACTACCTACCAGACGCTGTATGAAAGCAGCACAGCCTTTGGCATCAGGAAAGCACTGCAGGCTGAGGAGGGCAAGGCTGACATGGAAAAAAGA ATTTTGGAACTAGAAAATGAGAATCGAGAATTGAAGAAGCAGCTGGACGAAGAGAAAAATAAACGTGATGCTGTTGAGAAGAGAGAAGCTGAAAGACAAAAGGCGGAGGAAAAGAGGGACAACGAGGAGATTGAGTACCTGAAGAGAACCAACAAACAGCTTAAG gcCCAACTGGAAAGGATAATTGcaccaaagaagtga